A single window of Bordetella genomosp. 11 DNA harbors:
- a CDS encoding alpha/beta hydrolase family protein, whose protein sequence is MTRTMLAAALIGASPGAPAATPRQYPLKDFFRNPDRGFFRLSDDGNMLAFMRPVSVDGQPPRMNIFVQPLQGATPVGEPRKLTSETARDISNYVWKGSDTILYAKDFGGDENFHVLAVNVHSGKVVDLTPYPQVRAGIEDDLEDDPEHILIGHNQRDPQVFDVYRVNVHTGESLQVAQNPGNVVGWQTDHAGKVRAAITSDGLNTTLLYRDDEDQPFRPLITTDYRTHVSPVLFTFDDKQLYALSNRGRDTLALVRIDPARPDAEEMLFDPRKADLGGVGYSRRRKVLTVATYETDKPQRKFFDMQVEAIYRKLADRLQGYEFALQGETRNEDKFIVAAYNDRTPGARYLYDLKSDTLVKLADINPALPEADMAPVQPISFQSRDGLTLHGYLTLPLGRASRNLPVIVNPHGGPWARDSWGYNAEAQFLANRGFGVLQINFRGSTGYGRKFWEASFGQWGLAMQDDITDGVQWLISQGIADPKRIGIYGGSYGGYATLAGITFTPDLYAAAVDYVGVSNLFTFMNTIPPYWKPFLEKMYDMVGHPEKDKDRLAATSPALHVDRIKTPLLIAQGAKDPRVNKAESDQVVQALRARGVEVEYMVKDNEGHGFHNDENKFEFYEAMEKFFVQHLKP, encoded by the coding sequence ATGACGCGCACCATGCTCGCGGCAGCCCTGATCGGGGCATCCCCCGGGGCCCCGGCCGCGACCCCGCGCCAATATCCCCTGAAAGACTTCTTCCGCAATCCCGACCGCGGCTTCTTCCGCCTTTCGGATGACGGCAACATGCTGGCCTTCATGCGGCCGGTCAGCGTGGACGGCCAGCCGCCGCGCATGAACATCTTCGTCCAGCCCCTCCAGGGCGCGACGCCGGTCGGAGAACCGCGCAAGCTCACCAGCGAAACCGCGCGCGACATCAGCAACTATGTCTGGAAGGGTTCGGACACCATCCTGTACGCCAAGGACTTCGGCGGCGATGAAAACTTCCATGTCCTGGCGGTCAACGTGCACAGCGGCAAGGTCGTCGACCTGACGCCCTACCCGCAGGTGCGCGCCGGCATCGAGGACGACCTGGAAGACGATCCGGAACACATCCTGATCGGCCACAACCAGCGCGACCCGCAGGTGTTCGACGTCTATCGCGTCAACGTGCATACGGGCGAATCCCTGCAGGTGGCGCAGAACCCCGGCAACGTCGTGGGCTGGCAGACGGACCACGCCGGCAAGGTGCGCGCGGCCATCACCAGCGACGGCCTGAACACCACCCTGCTGTACCGCGACGACGAGGACCAGCCGTTCCGGCCGCTGATCACCACCGACTACCGCACCCACGTCAGCCCGGTCCTGTTCACGTTCGACGACAAGCAGCTGTACGCGCTGAGCAACCGCGGGCGGGACACGCTCGCGCTGGTCCGCATCGATCCGGCGCGGCCCGACGCCGAGGAAATGCTATTCGACCCGCGCAAGGCGGACCTGGGCGGCGTCGGCTATTCGCGCCGCCGCAAGGTGCTGACCGTCGCCACCTACGAGACCGACAAGCCGCAGCGCAAGTTCTTCGACATGCAGGTCGAAGCCATCTACCGCAAGCTGGCGGATCGCCTGCAAGGCTACGAGTTCGCGCTGCAGGGCGAAACGCGCAACGAAGACAAGTTCATCGTCGCGGCGTACAACGACCGCACGCCGGGCGCGCGCTACCTGTACGACCTGAAAAGCGACACGCTGGTCAAGCTGGCAGACATCAACCCGGCCCTGCCGGAAGCGGACATGGCGCCGGTCCAGCCGATCAGCTTCCAGAGCCGCGACGGCCTGACGCTGCATGGCTATCTGACGCTGCCGCTGGGACGCGCGTCGCGCAACCTGCCCGTCATCGTGAACCCGCACGGCGGCCCGTGGGCACGCGACAGCTGGGGCTATAACGCAGAGGCGCAGTTCCTGGCGAACCGGGGCTTCGGCGTGCTGCAGATCAATTTCCGCGGGTCGACCGGGTACGGGCGCAAATTCTGGGAAGCCAGCTTCGGCCAATGGGGGCTGGCGATGCAGGACGACATCACCGACGGCGTGCAATGGCTGATCTCGCAAGGCATCGCGGATCCCAAACGCATCGGTATCTACGGCGGCAGCTACGGCGGCTACGCGACCCTGGCGGGCATCACCTTTACGCCCGACCTTTACGCGGCGGCGGTCGATTACGTCGGCGTGTCGAACCTGTTCACGTTCATGAACACGATTCCGCCCTACTGGAAGCCCTTCCTGGAAAAAATGTACGACATGGTCGGCCATCCCGAGAAAGACAAGGACAGGCTGGCCGCGACGTCTCCGGCCTTGCATGTGGACCGCATCAAGACGCCGCTGCTTATCGCGCAGGGCGCCAAGGATCCCCGCGTGAACAAGGCGGAAAGCGATCAAGTGGTGCAGGCCCTGCGGGCGCGCGGCGTCGAAGTCGAATACATGGTGAAAGACAACGAAGGGCACGGCTTCCATAACGACGAGAACAAATTCGAGTTCTACGAGGCCATGGAGAAATTCTTCGTACAGCACCTGAAGCCCTAG
- a CDS encoding PfkB family carbohydrate kinase — protein sequence MTAVAMPADLASIRPPALACLGLSAFDLTWVVERLVPGGKARAAEHHEGGGGMAANAAVAAARLGARVRFLGRAGDDMAGRAMHRELASQGIDVTGFRLFDGARSSVSGIVVEASGERTIVNFRGENLPEDASWLPLDDVAGMDAVLADPRWPQGAAALFERARAHGVPSVLDGDIAEAAVFDRLLPLTDYAVFSEPGLAGYARASDDLGASLSYARARGCRVAAVTLGERGLAWDAGEGPRHLPAFPVQAVDTTGAGDVFHGALAYALGLRWPAEDAFRFSAAVAACKCLYRGGRSGAPDLATAWAFLHRSKE from the coding sequence ATGACCGCCGTCGCCATGCCGGCCGATCTGGCCAGTATCCGTCCGCCCGCGCTGGCCTGCCTGGGCTTGTCGGCCTTCGACCTAACCTGGGTGGTGGAGCGCCTGGTGCCGGGAGGCAAGGCGCGCGCGGCGGAGCATCACGAAGGGGGTGGCGGCATGGCCGCCAACGCCGCCGTGGCGGCGGCACGGCTGGGCGCGCGCGTGCGCTTCCTGGGCCGGGCCGGCGACGACATGGCGGGCCGCGCGATGCACCGGGAACTGGCGTCGCAGGGCATCGACGTCACCGGGTTTCGCCTGTTCGACGGCGCGCGTTCGTCGGTCTCCGGCATCGTCGTCGAGGCCTCCGGCGAACGCACCATCGTCAACTTCCGCGGCGAGAACCTGCCCGAGGACGCTTCCTGGCTGCCGCTGGACGACGTGGCCGGCATGGATGCCGTGCTGGCCGATCCGCGCTGGCCGCAAGGCGCGGCCGCGCTGTTCGAGCGGGCGCGCGCCCACGGCGTACCCAGCGTACTGGACGGCGACATCGCGGAGGCCGCGGTCTTCGACCGCCTGCTGCCGCTGACCGATTACGCGGTCTTCTCCGAACCCGGACTGGCGGGATACGCGCGGGCAAGCGACGACCTTGGCGCCAGCCTGTCATACGCCCGCGCGCGCGGCTGCCGCGTCGCCGCCGTCACCCTGGGCGAGCGAGGCCTGGCCTGGGATGCCGGCGAAGGCCCGCGCCACCTGCCGGCTTTCCCGGTGCAAGCCGTGGATACCACCGGCGCGGGCGACGTCTTCCACGGCGCCCTCGCTTATGCGCTGGGCCTGCGCTGGCCGGCCGAAGACGCATTCCGCTTCTCCGCGGCCGTCGCCGCATGCAAATGCCTGTACCGCGGCGGCAGGTCGGGAGCCCCCGACCTGGCCACCGCCTGGGCCTTCCTACATCGATCCAAGGAGTAA
- a CDS encoding tagatose 1,6-diphosphate aldolase: MPAELHLGKTWGLRRMATPDGHFAMVALDQRPPIINLVAARRGIAPQEVAFTDVIDIKRLLVGALGSHASAMLFDPNYAFPAALPCLPAHTGLVVTLEDHRFQDTPGGRLSHSIRDWSVEKIKRIGGDGVKVLAWYRPDASPEVRSHQQRYVEEIGRECRKWDIPLVLELLVYPFARSAGHTTDYVEAAEKLPELVIESVREFADPRYGVDLFKLESPLPGASLPARDGGAGHLAAQAWFDRMGDICAQAAIPWVMLSAGVTGAQFVRVMEYAYAAGANGFLAGRAIWGEALQSFPDLARCDTGLREQGQATLRELGALTVRSGRPWTPDYASLSGISAEGEFCAAYA, encoded by the coding sequence ATGCCTGCCGAACTGCACCTGGGCAAAACCTGGGGCCTGCGCCGCATGGCGACGCCTGACGGCCACTTCGCCATGGTGGCGCTGGACCAGCGCCCGCCCATCATCAACCTGGTGGCGGCCCGGCGCGGCATCGCGCCGCAGGAAGTCGCCTTTACCGACGTCATCGATATCAAGCGGCTGCTGGTGGGCGCGCTGGGCAGCCATGCCAGCGCCATGCTGTTCGATCCCAACTACGCCTTTCCCGCGGCGCTGCCCTGCCTGCCGGCACACACCGGCCTGGTTGTGACGCTGGAAGACCACCGCTTCCAGGACACGCCCGGCGGGCGCCTGTCGCATTCGATCCGCGACTGGAGCGTGGAAAAAATCAAGCGCATCGGCGGCGATGGCGTCAAGGTGCTGGCCTGGTATCGCCCCGATGCCTCGCCTGAAGTGCGGTCGCACCAGCAGCGGTACGTCGAAGAAATCGGCCGGGAATGCCGCAAATGGGACATCCCCCTGGTGCTGGAACTGCTGGTCTACCCCTTTGCGCGCAGCGCGGGGCATACCACCGACTACGTGGAAGCCGCCGAAAAGCTGCCCGAGCTGGTCATCGAAAGCGTGCGCGAGTTCGCCGACCCCCGCTATGGCGTGGACCTGTTCAAGCTGGAAAGCCCGCTTCCCGGCGCCAGCCTGCCGGCGCGCGACGGCGGCGCGGGCCATCTGGCCGCGCAGGCGTGGTTCGACCGCATGGGCGACATCTGCGCGCAAGCCGCCATCCCCTGGGTCATGCTGTCGGCGGGCGTGACGGGCGCCCAATTCGTGCGCGTCATGGAATACGCGTACGCCGCCGGCGCGAATGGGTTCCTGGCCGGGCGCGCCATCTGGGGCGAGGCCCTGCAAAGCTTCCCGGACCTGGCGCGCTGCGATACCGGGCTGCGGGAACAGGGACAGGCGACCTTGCGCGAACTGGGCGCGCTGACCGTCCGCAGCGGTCGTCCCTGGACGCCCGACTACGCGTCGCTGTCCGGCATCTCGGCCGAAGGGGAATTCTGCGCCGCCTACGCCTGA
- a CDS encoding carbohydrate ABC transporter permease codes for MTRTIGTKGKLAALSAPALCFTLLLIAFPFGYTLWLSLNQFSTGGGMHFIGGHNYVQMVRDAEFWHGLKITLGLYLLSLALQLVLGTYMAMLLHGSRRLSGIMRTLLISPFVLPPVVVGMMFVVVLDPAIGVANWMLQQVGLPPSDWLASPTWVIPTVALIDTWQWTPYVALIVLGGLQALPPNVYEAAQIDGASRARIFFRITLPLLMPTLVTAAILRSVDLLRFFDIIYITTQGGPGNASNTLNIYGFRKGFEFFEMGYASALMVTLSTIVLMAVIVLVRARQRAAW; via the coding sequence ATGACGCGCACCATTGGAACCAAGGGCAAGCTCGCGGCGCTGTCCGCGCCCGCGCTGTGCTTCACCCTGCTGCTGATCGCCTTCCCCTTCGGCTACACGCTGTGGCTCAGCCTGAATCAATTCAGCACCGGCGGGGGCATGCACTTCATCGGCGGCCATAACTACGTGCAAATGGTGCGCGACGCGGAATTCTGGCACGGCCTGAAGATCACACTCGGCCTGTACCTGCTGTCGCTGGCGCTGCAATTGGTGCTGGGCACCTATATGGCCATGTTGCTGCATGGCAGCCGCCGGTTGTCCGGCATCATGCGCACGCTGCTGATTTCGCCGTTCGTCCTGCCGCCGGTGGTGGTGGGCATGATGTTCGTGGTGGTGCTGGACCCCGCCATCGGCGTGGCCAACTGGATGCTGCAGCAGGTAGGCTTGCCGCCTTCGGACTGGCTGGCCTCGCCGACCTGGGTGATCCCCACCGTCGCGCTGATCGACACCTGGCAATGGACGCCCTATGTGGCCCTGATCGTGCTGGGCGGCCTGCAGGCGCTACCGCCCAACGTCTACGAGGCCGCGCAGATCGATGGGGCATCGCGCGCGCGCATCTTCTTCCGCATCACGCTGCCGCTGCTGATGCCCACGCTGGTGACCGCCGCCATCCTGCGCAGCGTCGACCTGCTGCGGTTCTTCGACATCATCTACATCACGACCCAGGGCGGCCCCGGCAATGCCTCCAACACGCTGAACATCTACGGCTTCCGCAAGGGCTTCGAGTTCTTCGAAATGGGATATGCCAGCGCGCTGATGGTCACCCTGTCGACCATCGTCCTGATGGCCGTCATCGTCCTGGTACGCGCGCGCCAGCGCGCCGCCTGGTAG
- a CDS encoding ABC transporter ATP-binding protein, with the protein MASIRLSGLVKKYGGSTVIPALDLEVRDREFMVFVGPSGCGKSTLLRIIAGLENIDAGQVHIGERCVNDVPPAQRDISMVFQDYALYPHMTVRQNMAFSLEMRGLARDEIERRVQRAAATLRIRDYLDRKPRDLSGGQRQRVAMGRAMVRDPKVFLFDEPLSNLDAKLRGEVRTEIKALAQTLRTTMVFVTHDQVEAMTMADRIVVLKAGVIQQIGTPEEVYAHPVNQFVAGFIGSPAMNFFDVTLDSEGIVLGDGARIALPAPILAPLRAAQVRQATMGLRPEHLQVVPEGTGSLRVEVCVVEPLGADTLVHFDGCDGRHVIRVDPQLRVRPGDTLHLGFRPECAHFFHGPEGRNARTAESVQ; encoded by the coding sequence ATGGCATCGATACGCTTGAGCGGACTCGTCAAGAAGTACGGCGGCAGTACCGTGATACCGGCACTGGACCTGGAAGTGCGCGATCGCGAATTCATGGTCTTCGTCGGCCCATCGGGCTGCGGCAAGTCGACCTTGCTGCGCATCATCGCCGGCCTGGAAAACATCGACGCCGGCCAGGTCCACATCGGCGAGCGCTGCGTCAACGACGTGCCCCCGGCGCAGCGGGATATCAGCATGGTGTTCCAGGACTACGCGCTCTATCCCCATATGACGGTGCGCCAGAACATGGCCTTCAGCCTGGAAATGCGCGGCCTGGCCCGCGACGAGATCGAGCGCCGCGTGCAGCGCGCGGCAGCGACGCTGCGCATCCGCGACTACCTGGACCGCAAGCCCCGCGATCTGTCGGGCGGCCAGCGCCAGCGGGTGGCAATGGGCCGCGCCATGGTGCGCGACCCCAAGGTCTTCCTGTTCGACGAACCGCTGTCCAATCTGGACGCCAAGCTGCGCGGCGAAGTCCGCACCGAGATCAAGGCGCTGGCGCAGACGCTGCGGACCACCATGGTCTTCGTCACGCACGACCAGGTAGAGGCCATGACCATGGCCGACCGCATCGTCGTCCTGAAAGCCGGCGTCATCCAGCAGATCGGTACGCCTGAAGAGGTCTACGCCCATCCCGTGAACCAGTTCGTCGCCGGCTTCATCGGCTCGCCCGCCATGAATTTTTTCGACGTGACCCTGGACAGCGAAGGGATCGTGCTGGGCGACGGCGCCCGTATCGCGCTGCCTGCGCCCATCCTGGCGCCGCTGCGCGCGGCGCAGGTCCGCCAGGCCACCATGGGGTTGCGGCCCGAGCATCTGCAGGTCGTCCCGGAAGGCACGGGCAGCCTGCGCGTGGAGGTTTGCGTGGTCGAACCCCTGGGCGCCGATACGCTGGTGCATTTCGACGGCTGCGACGGCCGGCACGTCATTCGCGTGGATCCCCAGCTTCGCGTGCGCCCAGGCGACACGCTGCATCTCGGCTTCCGACCGGAGTGCGCGCACTTCTTCCACGGCCCCGAAGGACGCAATGCGCGGACGGCGGAGTCCGTGCAATGA
- a CDS encoding BPTD_2524 family lipoprotein, producing the protein MFRIFAAAATLALGLAGCTFGIAPGRVSPSGDYKIAVNYQSAYNVARAQAEQCLTGKSAYRVVGNLDAASRKAQVKVLAPFTSNDIALVNLSAIDDRNTDVHIEMWGEGIWNMDAVIAMRDAIQFQIPACASYMPSDSVPKTKPSR; encoded by the coding sequence ATGTTCAGGATATTCGCCGCGGCCGCCACGTTGGCCCTCGGCCTGGCCGGATGCACGTTCGGTATCGCGCCTGGCCGCGTATCGCCGTCCGGCGATTACAAAATCGCGGTCAACTATCAATCGGCTTACAACGTCGCCCGGGCCCAGGCGGAGCAATGCCTGACCGGCAAGTCCGCCTACCGCGTGGTCGGCAACCTGGATGCCGCGTCGCGCAAGGCGCAGGTGAAAGTGCTGGCGCCCTTTACCTCCAACGATATCGCCCTGGTCAACCTGTCGGCCATCGACGACCGGAATACCGATGTCCACATCGAGATGTGGGGCGAAGGGATCTGGAACATGGATGCCGTCATCGCGATGCGCGATGCCATCCAGTTCCAGATTCCGGCCTGCGCGTCCTATATGCCCAGCGATTCCGTACCCAAGACCAAGCCCTCGCGCTAG
- a CDS encoding PaaI family thioesterase — translation MDTMHHDTPPAPTDYFGAHIPLMDYLGLVPEHIEPGLARTRLPWRVQLTNSRGDVHGGTLMSVLDFTLSASARADMDAGVSMATIDMTTSFFAPANGDLVIEARCLKRGRSIAFCEGEIRNAHGDVVCKASGTFRIVRPKPAAGAE, via the coding sequence ATGGACACGATGCACCACGATACCCCGCCGGCCCCAACCGATTACTTCGGCGCCCATATCCCGCTGATGGACTACCTGGGCCTAGTCCCCGAACACATCGAACCCGGCCTGGCGCGGACCCGGCTGCCCTGGCGGGTGCAGCTTACCAATAGCCGCGGCGACGTGCACGGCGGCACGCTGATGAGCGTCCTGGACTTCACCCTGAGCGCCTCCGCCCGCGCCGACATGGACGCCGGCGTCAGCATGGCCACCATCGACATGACCACCAGCTTCTTCGCGCCCGCCAACGGCGATCTGGTCATCGAGGCGCGTTGCCTGAAGCGCGGCCGCTCCATCGCTTTCTGCGAAGGCGAGATCCGCAACGCCCATGGCGACGTGGTCTGCAAGGCGTCCGGCACATTCCGCATCGTCCGGCCCAAACCCGCCGCCGGGGCGGAATAG
- the dinB gene encoding DNA polymerase IV has product MRKIVHIDMDAFYASVEQRDDPALRGLPVVVAWKGPRSVVCAASYEARRYGVHSAMSVARALRLCPQAIYVAPDFTRYREVSRQVRQIFVRHTDVVEPLSLDEAYLDVTSNKTALPSATEVAQTIRRQIREETGLTASAGVAPNKFLAKIASDWNKPDGIFVVRPRDVMAFLRPLPVRKVPGVGKVTQARLEELGILTVGDLELRPVDELEHHFGRYGRRLHELAHGIDDRAVEADQVAQQVSAETTFETDLRLDELGEAIGRLAERVWEQASRKRGIGRTITLKLKTDRFRLLTRSHTLGSAPGSAAALAEVARQLRGRVDLPAGTRYRLVGVGMSNFPDGEDFLRQVELFGAEPAAQDGLQA; this is encoded by the coding sequence ATGCGCAAAATCGTACACATCGACATGGACGCGTTCTATGCGTCGGTCGAGCAGCGCGACGATCCCGCGCTGCGGGGCCTGCCTGTCGTGGTCGCCTGGAAGGGGCCGCGCTCGGTGGTGTGCGCGGCATCGTACGAGGCGCGACGGTACGGTGTGCATTCGGCGATGTCGGTGGCGCGGGCCCTGCGTCTGTGCCCGCAGGCTATCTACGTCGCGCCGGATTTTACGCGGTATCGCGAAGTGTCGCGGCAGGTGCGCCAGATCTTCGTCCGCCACACGGACGTCGTCGAGCCGCTGTCGCTGGACGAAGCCTACCTGGATGTCACGTCCAACAAGACGGCGCTGCCGTCGGCGACCGAGGTCGCGCAGACCATCCGGCGGCAGATTCGTGAAGAGACCGGCCTGACGGCCTCGGCCGGCGTGGCGCCCAATAAATTCCTGGCCAAGATCGCGTCGGACTGGAACAAGCCGGACGGCATTTTCGTGGTGCGGCCGCGCGACGTCATGGCCTTCCTGCGCCCCTTGCCGGTACGCAAGGTGCCCGGCGTCGGCAAAGTGACGCAGGCCAGGCTGGAGGAACTGGGCATCCTGACGGTGGGCGACCTGGAGCTGCGTCCGGTCGACGAGCTGGAGCACCACTTCGGGCGCTATGGAAGACGCCTGCACGAGTTGGCGCATGGCATCGACGATCGCGCCGTGGAGGCGGACCAGGTGGCCCAGCAGGTCAGCGCCGAGACCACCTTCGAGACGGATCTGCGGCTGGACGAACTGGGCGAGGCCATCGGCAGGCTGGCCGAGCGGGTATGGGAGCAGGCCTCGCGCAAACGCGGCATTGGCCGCACCATCACGCTGAAGCTGAAGACCGACCGCTTTCGCTTGTTGACGCGCAGCCATACGCTGGGGTCGGCGCCCGGTTCGGCGGCGGCGCTGGCCGAAGTGGCGCGGCAGCTGCGCGGCCGGGTCGATCTGCCGGCCGGCACACGCTATCGGCTGGTGGGAGTGGGAATGAGCAACTTCCCGGATGGAGAGGACTTCCTGCGCCAGGTAGAGCTGTTCGGCGCCGAACCCGCCGCGCAAGACGGTCTTCAGGCGTAG
- a CDS encoding carbohydrate ABC transporter permease, with amino-acid sequence MHDRLLHRLNAVQLAVVAIVILAPVAWMVAASFKGPADVIAYPPVLRFVPTLDNYRQLFQTTPFAQYTWNSVVVTVGSTLIGIVLGVPAAFAASWTRITWPATITLMARMAPGTLFLLPWYVMFRHFGLIGSYTALILTHAVITMPIVIWVLLPFFDAIPRSVLESAQVDGCGVLRTLWRIALPLVMPGLTVAAILAFVFSWNYFLFALVLSDGDTKTLIAASFNFIGEGSTNWGGLMAAATLIALPPLLLAFAVQRRLVGGLALGAVKG; translated from the coding sequence ATGCACGACCGACTGCTGCATCGTTTGAACGCCGTGCAACTGGCCGTGGTGGCCATCGTCATCCTGGCCCCGGTGGCGTGGATGGTCGCCGCCTCATTCAAGGGGCCGGCGGACGTCATCGCCTATCCGCCCGTCCTGCGCTTCGTGCCCACGTTGGACAACTATCGCCAGCTGTTCCAGACCACGCCGTTCGCCCAATACACCTGGAACAGCGTGGTCGTCACCGTCGGATCGACCCTGATCGGCATCGTCCTGGGCGTGCCGGCCGCCTTCGCCGCGTCGTGGACCCGCATCACCTGGCCGGCGACGATTACGCTGATGGCACGGATGGCGCCGGGGACGCTGTTCCTGCTGCCCTGGTATGTGATGTTCCGCCATTTCGGCCTGATCGGTTCGTACACCGCGCTGATCCTCACCCATGCCGTCATCACCATGCCGATCGTGATCTGGGTGCTGCTGCCCTTCTTCGACGCCATTCCGCGCAGCGTGCTGGAAAGCGCGCAGGTCGACGGCTGCGGCGTGCTGCGCACGCTGTGGCGCATCGCCTTGCCGCTCGTCATGCCGGGCCTGACCGTCGCCGCCATCCTGGCATTCGTCTTCTCCTGGAACTACTTCCTGTTCGCGCTCGTGCTGTCTGACGGCGATACCAAGACGCTGATCGCGGCCTCGTTCAACTTCATCGGCGAAGGCTCGACCAATTGGGGCGGCCTGATGGCCGCGGCCACCCTGATCGCCTTGCCGCCCCTGCTGCTGGCTTTCGCCGTGCAGCGCCGCCTGGTCGGCGGGCTGGCGCTGGGCGCGGTGAAGGGCTAG
- a CDS encoding alcohol dehydrogenase catalytic domain-containing protein — MKAAVFHGDRRVTIEDVERPEPAPGEVLLKVRRTALCGSDTKLWIKGAAYTPGHEIFGVVEQPGHPMHGRRCLVYIPVHCGHCESCLRGDTQMCLNESVLVGWNRPGGYAEYLAVPQRCLLPVPDDIEDDLAPLLLDTIGTAAHGIRFVQPLVPPGDTGRVLVTGAGPVGMGALVALQNMGYDDIYVSDPKEERLRLAESFGARRLPVDDDTMRFKLIVECSGAHAARSRGMEIVLPRGVLILIGENDHPWPVQENKAIRRKDFYMVRTFYFPVSDFSLNVELLRKEKARYRRLVDAQFGLDRLPDMFGRFVAGELVKPLLSFA; from the coding sequence ATGAAAGCAGCTGTATTCCATGGGGACCGCCGGGTCACCATCGAGGATGTCGAAAGGCCCGAGCCGGCCCCCGGCGAGGTCCTGCTGAAAGTCCGCCGCACGGCCCTGTGCGGCTCCGACACCAAGCTGTGGATCAAGGGCGCCGCGTATACGCCGGGCCACGAGATATTCGGCGTGGTCGAACAGCCCGGCCATCCCATGCACGGCCGCCGCTGCCTGGTCTATATCCCCGTGCATTGCGGCCACTGCGAGAGCTGCCTGCGCGGCGACACGCAGATGTGCTTGAACGAATCGGTACTGGTCGGCTGGAACCGGCCCGGCGGCTACGCGGAATACCTGGCCGTCCCGCAGCGTTGCCTGCTGCCCGTACCGGACGATATCGAGGACGACCTGGCGCCGCTGCTGCTGGACACGATAGGCACGGCCGCGCACGGCATCCGTTTCGTCCAGCCGCTGGTGCCTCCCGGCGACACCGGGCGGGTGCTCGTCACCGGCGCCGGCCCGGTAGGCATGGGCGCGCTGGTCGCGCTGCAGAACATGGGCTATGACGACATCTATGTGTCCGACCCCAAGGAAGAACGCCTGCGGCTGGCGGAATCCTTCGGCGCCCGCCGCCTGCCTGTGGACGACGACACCATGCGCTTCAAGCTGATCGTCGAATGCAGCGGCGCGCACGCGGCCCGCAGCCGCGGCATGGAAATCGTCCTGCCGCGCGGGGTCCTGATCCTGATAGGCGAAAACGACCATCCCTGGCCGGTGCAGGAAAACAAGGCCATCCGGCGCAAGGACTTCTACATGGTCCGCACCTTCTACTTCCCGGTATCCGACTTTTCCCTGAACGTCGAGCTGCTGCGCAAGGAGAAGGCGCGCTACCGGCGCCTGGTGGACGCGCAGTTCGGCCTGGACCGCCTGCCCGACATGTTCGGCCGCTTCGTTGCCGGCGAACTGGTCAAACCCCTGCTCTCCTTCGCGTGA
- a CDS encoding SDR family NAD(P)-dependent oxidoreductase: MFDFERGHRVLIVGGAGDIGSAMARIFLDQGCEVIATGVDQPAVDACALPPHAGLTLATLDVTDDDAVARFAANLDRLDTLVNCAGILARGKEFEIETFQRVIDVNLTGTYRLCAACKPLLAASRRDPGIINTASMNAYAALPLIPAYCASKGAVVMLTKSLALAWAGDGVRVNAVAPGYVETALNAEGRRDAAHYARIRDRIPQGRWAQPDDIAGGALFLASRAARYITGTVLPIDGGFLAG; the protein is encoded by the coding sequence ATGTTCGACTTCGAACGCGGGCACCGCGTCCTGATCGTGGGCGGCGCCGGTGACATCGGCTCGGCCATGGCGCGCATATTCCTGGACCAGGGCTGCGAGGTCATCGCGACGGGGGTGGACCAGCCGGCCGTGGATGCCTGCGCCCTGCCGCCGCACGCGGGCCTGACGCTGGCGACGCTGGACGTCACGGACGACGATGCCGTCGCGCGGTTCGCCGCGAACCTGGACCGCCTGGACACGCTGGTCAACTGCGCGGGCATCCTCGCGCGCGGCAAGGAATTCGAAATCGAAACCTTCCAGCGCGTGATAGACGTCAACCTGACCGGCACATACCGCCTGTGCGCCGCCTGCAAGCCGCTGCTCGCGGCCAGCAGGCGTGACCCCGGCATCATCAACACCGCATCGATGAATGCCTATGCGGCGCTCCCTTTGATCCCGGCCTACTGCGCCAGCAAGGGCGCGGTGGTCATGCTGACGAAATCCCTGGCGCTGGCCTGGGCGGGCGACGGCGTGCGCGTGAACGCCGTCGCCCCGGGCTATGTGGAAACCGCCCTGAACGCGGAGGGTCGGCGCGACGCCGCCCATTACGCCCGCATACGGGACCGCATTCCGCAAGGCCGCTGGGCGCAGCCGGACGATATCGCCGGCGGCGCGCTTTTCCTGGCATCGCGCGCGGCGCGCTACATCACGGGCACCGTGCTGCCCATCGACGGCGGCTTCCTGGCGGGATAG